One stretch of Glycine soja cultivar W05 chromosome 7, ASM419377v2, whole genome shotgun sequence DNA includes these proteins:
- the LOC114419704 gene encoding protein ALP1-like translates to MESRKLATILSSLISQLLLLLLHNIFPFPPNSVPPNNSTDSILPLLLFSHQLAATLSLSPKHRKNKRKRDFQHPNPLTRTPDSFRNTFLMSSSSFEWLSGLLEPLLECRDPAPLFHSLHLSSGARLAIGLSRLAEGQDYQQISARFAVSDPVAKFCVKQLCRVLCTNFRFWVSFPSPSDLPSISQSFQSLSGLPNCCGAVLCTRFNIVVNANSTTTTTTTNDKVSVSQVAAQIVVDSSSRILTIAAGFLGHKSDSQILQASTLYNDIQQGTLLNAPCNQFLIGDSEYPLLPWLMVPYANPAPASAEENFNSAHEIMRLPALRAAASLRNWGVLSRPVCEELKTAVAYIGACSILHNSLLMREDFSALASEFEDCNQGCYGEPCNAMLDGEAVSSKALALRDNLAAVAKKIRDSKNS, encoded by the coding sequence ATGGAATCTCGCAAATTAGCCACCATTCTCTCCTCCCTCATCTCCcaactcctccttctcctcctccacaACATTTTCCCTTTCCCCCCAAATTCCGTCCCTCCAAACAATTCCACTGATTCCATCCTCCCGCTCCTCCTCTTCTCCCACCAACTCGCCGCCACACTCTCCCTCTCCCCCAAACACCGCAAAAACAAACGCAAACGCGATTTTCAACACCCCAATCCCCTCACCCGCACCCCGGACTCCTTCCGCAACACCTTCCTCatgtcctcctcctccttcgagTGGCTCTCCGGCCTCCTGGAGCCCCTCCTCGAGTGCCGCGACCCCGCCCCCCTCTTCCACTCCCTCCACCTCTCCTCCGGCGCCCGCCTCGCCATCGGCCTCTCCCGTCTCGCCGAGGGCCAGGACTACCAACAAATCTCCGCCCGCTTCGCCGTCTCCGACCCCGTCGCTAAATTCTGCGTCAAGCAACTCTGCCGCGTCCTCTGCACCAACTTCCGCTTCTGGGTCTCCTTCCCCTCCCCTTCCGACCTCCCCTCCATCTCCCAATCCTTCCAATCCCTCTCCGGCCTCCCCAATTGCTGTGGCGCCGTCCTATGCACCCGCTTTAATATAGTAGTCAACGCCAatagcaccaccaccaccaccaccaccaacgaCAAAGTCTCAGTTTCTCAAGTCGCCGCCCAAATAGTCGTCGATTCCTCTTCCCGGATCCTCACCATCGCCGCCGGCTTCCTCGGACACAAATCCGATTCCCAAATTCTACAAGCCTCCACTCTTTACAACGACATCCAGCAGGGAACCCTCCTAAACGCGCCGTGTAATCAGTTTCTAATCGGCGATTCAGAGTATCCTCTGCTTCCCTGGCTTATGGTTCCCTATGCAAACCCTGCTCCTGCCTCTGCTGAAGAGAATTTCAACTCTGCTCATGAAATCATGCGGCTTCCCGCGCTCAGAGCCGCGGCGAGTCTAAGGAATTGGGGGGTTCTGAGTCGACCGGTGTGTGAGGAGCTTAAGACGGCCGTGGCTTACATTGGCGCGTGCTCCATTCTTCACAATAGTTTGCTGATGAGGGAGGATTTTTCCGCTCTGGCTTCGGAGTTTGAGGATTGTAATCAAGGTTGTTATGGCGAGCCTTGTAATGCTATGTTGGATGGTGAGGCTGTGTCTTCCAAGGCTTTGGCTTTGCGTGACAATTTGGCTGCCGTGGCAAAGAAAATTCGTGACTCGAAGAATTCTTGA
- the LOC114419702 gene encoding uncharacterized protein LOC114419702 encodes MALSFSYAITKPFLRVQDKSMNCELQRPKNGVVALIKCESKESSPELPEKPSKLEIGSPIIFIEAPKIIKTAATMPCLRVNSGLVKPGDVGRIVSRKPKDVWAVRLRIGTYLIDGKYFKPLDLAEYS; translated from the exons ATGGCTTTATCCTTTTCTTATGCTATCACAAAACCGTTTTTGAGGGTCCAAGACAAAAGCATGAACTGTGAACTTCAGAGACCAAAAAATGGTGTTGTAGCTTTGATTAAGTGTGAATCAAAAGAGTCATCACCAGAGTTGCCAGAAAAACCTTCCAAGTTGGAGATAGGGTCACCCATTATCTTTATTGAAGCTCCCAAGATCATTAAGACCGCAGCTACTATGCCCTGCCTCAGGGTCAATTCTGGCCTAGTCAAACCTGGTGATGTTGGAAG GATTGTTTCAAGAAAACCCAAAGATGTGTGGGCAGTGCGGCTAAGAATTGGAACTTATCTTATAGATGGGAAATATTTCAAGCCCTTGGATTTGGCTGAGTATAGCTGA
- the LOC114419703 gene encoding thioredoxin M3, chloroplastic-like has product MASFSLTSSSPTLHKATIIDPSSSSSSSSSSSHAFPHRPPFVLRMPHQPRRLQTPLVLPKIQSLRHKTRATPVTKDLWDNSILKSETPVLVIFYANWCGPCRMVHRIIDEIATEYAGKLKCFIVNTDTDMQIAEDYEIKAVPVVLMFKNGEKCDSVIGTMPKEFYVAAIERVLKS; this is encoded by the exons atgGCTTCCTTTTCTCTCACCTCCTCGTCTCCTACCCTTCACAAAGCCACCATCATcgacccttcttcttcttcttcttcttcttcttcttcttctcatgccTTCCCTCACCGTCCCCCCTTCGTTTTGCGAATGCCCCACCAACCCCGTCGCCTTCAAACCCCTCTTGTTTTGCCCAAGATTCAATCTTTGCGCCACAAAACtagag CTACACCAGTTACCAAAGACTTGTGGGATAATTCCATTCTGAAAAGTGAAACCCCAGTCCTTGTTATATTCTACGCAAATTGGTGCGGCCCGTGCAGGATGGTTCACCGGATAATAGACGAGATTGCAACTGAGTATGCTGGGAAACTCAAGTGCTTTATAGTCAACACAGACACTGACATGCAAATTGCTGAAGACTATGAAATTAAGGCTGTACCAGTGGTTTTGATGTTTAAAAATGGTGAGAAATGTGATTCTGTAATTGGTACCATGCCGAAGGAGTTTTATGTGGCTGCTATTGAGAGGGTGCTCAAGTCGTAA